The DNA segment TCCGGCAGATCTCCCAGACCTCCCGAGCCCTCTCCGAGAAGGCCCGGTCCAAGGGCTTGACCATCGAGGAAATGGGCGACTCCACGTTCACTATCTCCAACCTCGGGATGTTCGGTGTGGACCACTTCACGGCGATCATCAACACCCCCAACGCGGCCATCCTCGCCGTCGGCGCGGCGATAGAAAAGCCGGTCGTCAATACGGACCCCAAGTCCGGCGAGAAGCACCTCGGCATCGGCCACGAGATGTCCATGACGATGTCCATCGATCACCGTGTGATCGATGGCGCCATGGCCGCACAGTACCTTGCGACCGTGAAGGATCTCCTCGAACGGCCCGCGACCCTGCTTGTCTAACGGTTCCTACCGGCGTCGCCTCGCGGCAAACACACCAGCCGCCGCCAGCAGCGGCAGCGTGCCCGGTGCCGGCAACTGCGGGAAGGTGATCCCGGTCGCCGTAATGATGTAGTTACCCGTCTCGCCCTCGCCGGTCCAGTCGATATGCGGATTGAGTCCGCCGATGCCGTCGGCCCGCGAGATCTCCGTGGTCGTCATCTGATCGAAGATCGGTCCCGAGATGCTCACCGGGTCCCGATTGAATCCGGTCACGGCCAGCATGTAGTCACCCACCGCCGGAACCACGACCGGCCCCGGGCCATCGGTCGACATGCCCGTCAGCAGGGGGCGGAAGTCGCTGATGCTGCGATCATCGTTCGCCAGCAGGCCGTACGCCTGATTGGTCACCGTGATGTTGAACAGGAACAGCTGGGCGTTGAAGTCGGAGGTGGTGATCGAGATCGAGAAGTTCACCGGGTCGATGATTCGGATGAGATAGCAATCCTCAAAGTCAGGAAGCAGGTTCGAGCCGCTGAGCGCGCCCGTAATGGTGTTCAGCACCCCGGCCGTTCCGAACGGCACCTGTGCTGTGCCCAGGTTGAATCCGGCATCCCCCACCTCGGTCCAGTCCGGACCGGCAAGAGCCGAGGCCGATACACAGAGCGGAACCGCTATCGCTCCTGCCTGAAGACAGGCGCGGAGTCCCGACCGGACGGACTGGTGCCGTTGCATATCTCTCTCCTCGCTTCTCGATCAGAGGACCAAAACACGAGCCCGTGGGGGCTTCAGGTACAAATGCCGCTTTCTGCGAAGCTCCCCATCCCGGGGGAACCCCCAACCCAGCGGTCAATTGTGTGTCTCAGGTCCAGAATTGCAAGCGTTATCTCAAAGAATCCCGAGCGATCGCACGGAAACCAAACACCAAGCCGACCGTCACTCCCGGGCAATGTGGGGAAACGCGACCGGGCTGCGGTACCCGTCCCGGTCATAGGCCCTGATCCCGAAGAAATAGTCGTCTTTGTTGAGCCGGATCGTCGCCTGGGTGACATCGCCGACATCCTGCGACTGCTGCCACACCGGGCTTGTCGTCTCCCGCCACACCACCTCGTATCCGGCCACATCCGGCTCGGGCGGCTTGGTCCATCGCAGCGTGGTCGTGCTGGTCAACTCCCCGGTGAGAATCACGGCATCCCCAGGCGGCGACGGCGCATTGGCCAGGCACACAATCGCCGCCGCGTTCAGCCGGCACACATCCGCCAGATAATCCGTGTCAACGAACGACGCCATATCGCCGTACGGCGCACCGTCTTTTTCCGTCACATTCTGGTGCTGCCTGGAGTAGTCCTCATCAAGCTCTGTGAAACGGACAGCCGGAAATCCGGCTTCGTTGAACGCCAGATGGTCCCCGCCCCGCAGGAACCGATCCGCGCGGAAAACCAGTTTCGGCTTCACCGACGTGTTGTATGTCTGAGCAACATCGTAGATGTACCTTGCCAACTGACGGCTCGGCGAATCACTCTCGGCCGACAGGGCCCGCATCTTCGCGTACTCCTCCGCGCTTGCCTCCCGCGGCAGTCCCTCTGAAAAAACCCGGACCAGCCGCCGGGCGTTGGCCGTGGCTGCCGTCCCCGCCGGAGCGCTCGGGTCGCCAACGATGTCGTTGTTCAGCACGCCCAGAATGTGCTCCCCACGGGCCGCCGCCTGCTCCGCGTGGAACTTTGCCCCAAGCAGCCCCTGCTCCTCCCCCGCGGTTGCCAGGAACACGATGGTCGCATCGGGGCGCTGCATCGGGGCCAGCGTTCTCGCTACATTCAGCATCGCCACGACCCCTGAGGCGTCGTCGTTCGCACCCGGCGCATCCCCAGTCGCATCCAGCCCGTCGCCGTTCCGCGAGTCGTAGTGCCCGACGATGTAGTACCGCCTCCCCTCCGCCTCCTTCATGGCCCCGGGCAGCACCGCCACGACGTTGTAGATCTCGGTATCCGCCGGCACCCGATCGCTCCGTCCCGCCGGCTGCGTGAACGTCTCGTATGACACTTGGAGATCACGCGATCCATCCTGTTTGCCCAGTTCGTCGAACTGAGCCTTGAGCCACGCCCGCGCCGCCCCGATCCCGCGCGTCGCCGACGCCGTGTCCGACATCGTGTGCCGGGTCCCGAACCCGACTAGGGCATCCAGGTCGGCACGGATCTGCACCGCATCGATCCCGCCCATCACCTGCCGGGGGAACGGCGCTGGAGGTGGGGGAACCATCGAAACCACCGCGGAAATCGCAAGAGTTGGAATCAGCATGTCGAGAGGATACGTCTGTCCCGTGACATCCGCCCCGGCGTGCGACCGGCCGCCCCGTGCACAGGCCCCTCGCCGGATAACATGAGCCATGAGCGACGACCAGACCCACCCGGGACAGGATCTCCGCCGTCTGATGGACACCAGCTGCGTTGCGGCGCCCGGGGCCTTCAACGGGCTATGTGCCCGCGCCGTCGCCCGTGCCGGGTTCAAGGCGTGCTATGTCTCCGGTGCGGCGACCAGCGTGTGCGCCGGCGTCCCCGACGTCGGGGTGCTCACCATGGACCACTTCTGCCGCGTGATCCGCGAGGTACGCGACGGCAGCGGGCTTCCCGTTCTCGTCGATGCCGACACCGGCTTCGGCGAAGCCGAGATGGTCCGGCGGACCGTCATTGAATACGAGCGA comes from the Phycisphaeraceae bacterium genome and includes:
- a CDS encoding M28 family metallopeptidase, translated to MLIPTLAISAVVSMVPPPPAPFPRQVMGGIDAVQIRADLDALVGFGTRHTMSDTASATRGIGAARAWLKAQFDELGKQDGSRDLQVSYETFTQPAGRSDRVPADTEIYNVVAVLPGAMKEAEGRRYYIVGHYDSRNGDGLDATGDAPGANDDASGVVAMLNVARTLAPMQRPDATIVFLATAGEEQGLLGAKFHAEQAAARGEHILGVLNNDIVGDPSAPAGTAATANARRLVRVFSEGLPREASAEEYAKMRALSAESDSPSRQLARYIYDVAQTYNTSVKPKLVFRADRFLRGGDHLAFNEAGFPAVRFTELDEDYSRQHQNVTEKDGAPYGDMASFVDTDYLADVCRLNAAAIVCLANAPSPPGDAVILTGELTSTTTLRWTKPPEPDVAGYEVVWRETTSPVWQQSQDVGDVTQATIRLNKDDYFFGIRAYDRDGYRSPVAFPHIARE